In Thioalkalivibrio paradoxus ARh 1, the following are encoded in one genomic region:
- a CDS encoding helix-turn-helix domain-containing protein, producing the protein MTAADRVREVSPPPLSEQDRELARVAQRCIMSALDHSRAAAITLTTDTGEHPTVEVPPAALKLIGQLLGAMSEGRPIVLMPAKQEFTTVEAAQFLNVSRPFVVKEIDAGRLPHRMVGTHRRIAFEDLLAYAREMRAKQSAALERMAENARELGLDY; encoded by the coding sequence ATGACGGCGGCTGATCGGGTGCGCGAGGTTTCGCCGCCACCCCTGTCCGAACAGGACAGGGAACTGGCGCGTGTCGCCCAGCGCTGCATCATGTCGGCGCTGGACCATTCCAGGGCCGCGGCCATCACGCTGACCACCGACACGGGCGAGCATCCGACGGTGGAAGTGCCCCCGGCGGCGCTGAAGCTAATCGGGCAGCTCCTGGGTGCGATGAGCGAGGGACGCCCGATTGTGCTGATGCCGGCGAAACAGGAATTCACGACCGTGGAAGCGGCCCAATTTCTGAACGTGTCCCGTCCCTTCGTCGTCAAGGAGATCGACGCCGGCAGACTTCCCCACCGGATGGTCGGCACGCACCGCCGGATCGCCTTCGAGGATCTGCTGGCTTATGCGCGCGAGATGCGCGCCAAGCAGAGCGCTGCACTGGAGCGCATGGCCGAGAATGCGCGCGAACTCGGTTTGGACTACTGA
- a CDS encoding PIN domain-containing protein, with protein sequence MAGNARYTAVLDACVLVPIAMTDALMSLATAGLFAAKWTTRIEMEWQNALIRIRPDLAGRLEVRRDSMREAIPDWEIPEAAWTSVAVGVTLPDPDDVHVLAAAIVGHADCIVTSNTRDFPPETLSSFGLEAMDPDRFITAQWDLNPVVATTACK encoded by the coding sequence GTGGCGGGGAATGCCCGGTACACTGCAGTACTCGATGCCTGTGTCCTGGTTCCAATCGCGATGACCGATGCGCTGATGAGTCTGGCCACCGCAGGGCTGTTTGCGGCGAAGTGGACCACCCGCATTGAAATGGAGTGGCAGAATGCCCTGATCCGGATACGGCCGGATCTTGCCGGGCGCCTCGAGGTCAGGCGAGACAGCATGCGTGAGGCGATTCCGGACTGGGAGATTCCAGAAGCCGCCTGGACGTCTGTCGCCGTGGGCGTGACCCTTCCAGATCCCGATGATGTGCACGTGCTCGCCGCTGCCATTGTCGGTCATGCGGACTGCATCGTCACATCGAACACGCGCGACTTTCCACCTGAGACCCTGTCCTCGTTCGGGCTGGAGGCGATGGACCCGGATCGATTCATCACCGCTCAGTGGGACCTGAATCCGGTCGTGGCCACGACCGCGTGCAAATAA